The Amycolatopsis nigrescens CSC17Ta-90 genomic interval CAGTTCCACCTGGTGGCAGGGGGTGCGCAGGGTCTTCGCCGCGGCCACCGCGTACATCGCGAGCGCCTGCGAGCTGCGCGCCTCGTACTCGTCCGGCGGGCGGCGGCCGGTCTTGTAGTCCACGATCACCAGCTCGCCGCCGCGCTCGTCGATCCGGTCCGCCCGGCCCTCGATGATCATGGACGGGTTGGCTCGTTCGCCGGTCTGCGCGTTCACCGGCGCGGACACCCAGCGCTCCAGGCCGATCGGGTCGCTGGTGACGTCGTTGTGCTCCACGTACTCGGAAACCCAGCCCTGGGCCCGTTTGCGGTAGGTGGCGGCCTGCTCGGCGTCGGCGAACCCGGCGTCCTTCCAGTGCTCGGTGAGCAGGGTCGCGGCCCGCTGCGGGGTCCGCTTGCCGGCCGGCAGGTCGAACAGCGCCCGCAACGCGTTGTGCACCACCGCGCCGAGCGTGCTGTGCGCCCAGGGGCCGGTGCGCTTGGGCGGCGGCCGATCCAGGTACGTCATCCGGTAGCGGCGCGGGCAGTCCTCGAAGGTGGCCAGCCTCGCCGGGCTGACCTTGGTCAGCTTGCGCGGCTGCTGTCCCCCGAAGTCGAACCCCAGCTGATCCATCACATCACCCCGGGTGACAGCCTAGTTTGAAAACCTGCACTCGCTTCAGGTGCCCGCGATGAAGCCGCGGACCGAGTCCGCGACCA includes:
- a CDS encoding RecB family exonuclease, with amino-acid sequence MDQLGFDFGGQQPRKLTKVSPARLATFEDCPRRYRMTYLDRPPPKRTGPWAHSTLGAVVHNALRALFDLPAGKRTPQRAATLLTEHWKDAGFADAEQAATYRKRAQGWVSEYVEHNDVTSDPIGLERWVSAPVNAQTGERANPSMIIEGRADRIDERGGELVIVDYKTGRRPPDEYEARSSQALAMYAVAAAKTLRTPCHQVELHHLPSGTVAVAEHTEDSLRRQLTRAEETAEDLRLAADTLAAGGDAQVLFPTRVARRCSWCDFRPSCADGQQAAPAASPWDLLAP